The Bacillus vallismortis genome window below encodes:
- a CDS encoding M42 family metallopeptidase, whose amino-acid sequence MSSVRKTMELIKELVSIPSPTGNTYEVINYIESLLKEWKVQTVRNHKGGLIGTLPGRDTSRHRMLTAHVDTLGAMVKEIKADGRLKIDLIGGFRYNSIEGEYCQIETASGKTYTGTILMHQTSVHVYKDAGKAERNQENMEIRLDEPVHCRKDTEELGIGVGDFVSFDPRVEITSSGFIKSRHLDDKASVALLLRLIHQIQTEEIELPYTTHFLISNNEEIGYGGNSNVPPETVEYLAVDMGAIGDGQATDEYTVSICVKDASGPYHYQLRKHLVHLAEKHHIDYKLDIYPYYGSDASAAIKSGHDIVHGLIGPGIDASHAFERTHQSSLRHTAKLLYYYVQSPMAEEKGE is encoded by the coding sequence ATGTCGTCCGTACGTAAAACGATGGAGCTCATTAAAGAACTTGTATCAATCCCAAGCCCGACAGGAAATACATATGAGGTGATCAATTATATTGAAAGCCTTTTAAAAGAATGGAAGGTACAAACGGTTCGGAACCATAAGGGCGGCTTAATTGGCACCCTTCCCGGACGCGACACATCCCGGCATCGCATGCTGACGGCGCACGTTGATACGCTCGGCGCTATGGTGAAAGAAATTAAAGCTGACGGCCGGCTGAAAATCGATTTGATCGGCGGCTTCCGTTACAATTCGATTGAAGGGGAATATTGCCAAATTGAAACCGCATCGGGAAAAACGTATACAGGAACCATTTTAATGCATCAAACGTCCGTGCACGTATACAAAGACGCGGGAAAAGCTGAGCGGAATCAAGAGAATATGGAGATTCGCCTTGATGAACCTGTTCACTGCCGGAAAGATACGGAAGAGCTTGGCATTGGCGTCGGAGATTTTGTGTCGTTTGATCCCCGTGTCGAGATCACATCAAGCGGATTTATTAAATCACGCCACTTGGATGACAAAGCAAGCGTCGCCTTATTGCTGCGCTTAATACATCAAATTCAAACAGAAGAAATTGAACTTCCATATACAACTCATTTTCTTATTTCGAATAATGAAGAAATCGGATACGGCGGGAACTCGAATGTTCCTCCTGAAACAGTTGAATATTTGGCGGTCGACATGGGGGCAATCGGTGACGGGCAGGCGACAGATGAATATACAGTATCCATCTGTGTGAAGGATGCAAGCGGGCCGTATCATTATCAGCTGAGAAAGCATTTAGTCCATTTAGCCGAGAAGCATCATATCGACTATAAGCTTGATATTTATCCATACTACGGGTCGGATGCGTCAGCAGCGATCAAATCCGGGCATGATATTGTTCATGGACTCATCGGGCCGGGAATTGACGCTTCGCATGCATTTGAACGCACTCATCAATCATCTCTTCGCCATACAGCCAAGCTTCTGTATTATTATGTACAGTCACCGATGGCAGAGGAGAAAGGCGAATGA
- a CDS encoding ASCH domain-containing protein, whose protein sequence is MNIYEMKSTFGWEGDDGLGEQLIQQILAGEKTATCAPKSLYSKDELSEVYQTAGQLVTVYDKHDNPRCNIKVTDVFETTFGAPDMRLVKGEGNGDRIEKFQEDHRMAWAELIKNGELELNEDTVLMTELFELVHD, encoded by the coding sequence ATGAACATTTATGAGATGAAAAGCACATTCGGCTGGGAGGGAGATGACGGCTTAGGGGAACAGCTGATTCAGCAAATCCTCGCCGGAGAAAAAACAGCCACGTGCGCCCCGAAATCTTTATATTCAAAAGATGAATTGAGTGAAGTGTATCAAACGGCGGGACAGCTTGTTACCGTTTATGATAAGCATGACAATCCGAGATGCAATATAAAAGTGACAGATGTGTTTGAAACGACCTTTGGAGCACCTGATATGAGGTTAGTCAAAGGAGAGGGCAATGGAGATCGAATTGAGAAATTTCAGGAAGACCATCGGATGGCATGGGCGGAACTGATCAAAAACGGTGAATTAGAGCTGAATGAGGATACAGTTTTGATGACAGAGCTGTTTGAGCTTGTTCATGACTAA
- the gltT gene encoding glutamate/proton symporter GltT — protein sequence MKRIKFGLATQIFVGLILGVIVGVIWYGNPALPAYLQPIGDLFLRLIKMIVIPIVVSSLIIGVAGAGNGKQVGKLGFRTILYFEIITTFAIILGLALANIFHPGTGVNIHEAQKSDISQYVETEKEQSNKTVADTFLHIVPTNFFQSLVEGDLLAIICFTVLFALGISAIGERGKPVLAFFEGVSHAMFHVVNLVMKVAPFGVFALIGVTVSKFGLGSLLSLGKLVGLVYVALAFFLIVVFGIVAKIAGINIFKFLAYMKDEILLAFSTSSSETVLPRIMEKMEKIGCPKGIVSFVIPIGYTFNLDGSVLYQSIAALFLAQVYGIDLTIWHQITLVLVLMVTSKGMAAVPGTSFVVLLATLGTIGVPAEGLAFIAGVDRIMDMARTVVNLTGNALAAVVMSKWEGMFNPAKAETVMSQAKADQNATISG from the coding sequence ATGAAAAGAATAAAGTTTGGATTAGCCACACAAATATTCGTTGGACTTATTCTAGGTGTTATTGTTGGCGTTATTTGGTACGGCAACCCAGCATTGCCTGCTTACCTGCAGCCAATCGGGGATCTCTTTTTACGCTTAATCAAAATGATAGTGATTCCTATTGTTGTCTCCAGCTTAATCATCGGTGTAGCCGGCGCAGGAAATGGAAAGCAAGTCGGTAAATTAGGCTTCAGAACGATTCTGTACTTCGAGATCATTACGACTTTTGCCATCATTCTCGGACTAGCACTTGCAAACATCTTCCATCCGGGTACAGGAGTTAATATACACGAAGCTCAAAAATCAGACATCAGTCAATATGTCGAAACTGAAAAAGAGCAAAGTAATAAAACAGTAGCTGATACGTTCCTACATATTGTGCCGACAAACTTCTTCCAATCCTTAGTCGAAGGAGATCTTCTTGCCATCATCTGCTTTACGGTGCTATTTGCATTGGGTATTTCTGCGATCGGTGAAAGAGGCAAGCCTGTATTAGCCTTTTTTGAAGGTGTGTCCCATGCCATGTTCCACGTTGTAAACCTCGTGATGAAAGTGGCTCCATTCGGTGTTTTCGCGCTTATCGGAGTGACTGTGTCTAAATTTGGACTCGGTTCTCTTCTTTCTCTCGGAAAGCTCGTCGGATTGGTGTATGTCGCACTTGCTTTCTTCTTGATTGTCGTGTTTGGAATTGTCGCAAAAATTGCCGGCATCAACATCTTCAAATTCCTTGCTTACATGAAGGACGAAATCTTACTGGCGTTCAGTACGTCCAGCTCTGAAACAGTTCTTCCTCGCATCATGGAAAAAATGGAGAAAATCGGTTGCCCGAAAGGCATTGTTTCATTTGTCATTCCAATCGGATATACGTTTAACTTAGACGGTTCCGTTCTCTATCAATCTATTGCCGCGCTGTTTTTGGCACAGGTATACGGTATTGATTTGACGATTTGGCACCAAATTACGCTTGTGCTCGTCCTAATGGTCACATCTAAAGGGATGGCTGCCGTGCCTGGTACTTCTTTTGTCGTCTTGCTTGCGACACTTGGCACTATCGGCGTTCCGGCTGAAGGACTTGCCTTTATTGCCGGCGTAGACCGCATCATGGACATGGCACGTACAGTTGTCAACCTGACTGGTAACGCGCTTGCTGCCGTTGTGATGTCTAAATGGGAAGGCATGTTTAATCCTGCGAAAGCAGAAACTGTCATGTCCCAAGCCAAAGCAGACCAAAACGCAACCATTTCCGGTTAA
- the yhfH gene encoding protein YhfH, translating into MLEKMTDFFRNLPPKKCAECGKKIDEQHECYINICSDCIKINDM; encoded by the coding sequence ATGCTAGAAAAAATGACTGATTTTTTTAGAAACCTGCCTCCGAAAAAGTGTGCAGAATGCGGAAAAAAGATAGATGAACAGCATGAATGTTATATAAATATTTGCAGCGACTGTATAAAAATAAATGATATGTAA
- a CDS encoding MBL fold metallo-hydrolase — protein MKVTVIGCYGGFPAANEATSGYLFQSGDYSLLVDCGSAVLSKLFGYVPAEKLNAVILSHYHHDHIADIGPLQFAKQVGSFLGKGEHTLPIYGHDADIEQFQKLTYKTHTKGIAYQPDQPLTAGPFTITFLKTIHPVTCYAMRITDGSHTVVYTADSSYQDSFIPFSENADLLISECNFYADQDGTSAGHMNSLEAGRIAKEAGAGKLLLTHLPHFGVHNNLREEAKTVFNGEVNIATSGFVWEG, from the coding sequence ATGAAAGTTACAGTTATCGGATGCTATGGCGGTTTTCCGGCCGCAAATGAAGCGACGTCGGGCTATTTGTTTCAGTCAGGTGATTACTCGTTGCTTGTCGATTGCGGCAGTGCAGTATTATCGAAGCTGTTTGGATATGTACCGGCGGAAAAGCTGAATGCGGTGATTCTGTCTCATTATCACCATGACCATATCGCAGATATCGGGCCGCTGCAATTTGCCAAGCAGGTCGGTTCGTTTCTCGGCAAAGGAGAGCATACGCTCCCGATTTACGGACATGATGCTGATATAGAACAGTTTCAAAAGCTTACATATAAAACACATACGAAAGGAATTGCCTATCAGCCGGATCAGCCGTTGACTGCCGGTCCGTTTACAATCACCTTTTTAAAAACGATTCACCCGGTGACGTGCTATGCCATGCGGATTACTGATGGCAGCCATACTGTCGTTTATACGGCAGATTCCAGCTATCAGGATTCATTTATTCCGTTTTCGGAAAATGCCGATTTATTGATCTCAGAATGCAATTTTTATGCCGATCAAGACGGGACAAGCGCAGGCCATATGAACAGCCTGGAAGCCGGGCGAATTGCAAAAGAAGCGGGAGCGGGAAAGCTGCTGCTGACGCATTTGCCTCATTTCGGCGTTCATAACAATCTTCGCGAAGAAGCGAAAACCGTTTTTAACGGCGAAGTGAATATTGCAACATCAGGTTTTGTGTGGGAAGGATAA
- the lplJ gene encoding lipoate--protein ligase LplJ codes for MLFIDNQNINDPRINLAIEEYCVKHLDPEQPYLLFYVNQPSIIIGKNQNTIEEINTKYVEENGIIVVRRLSGGGAVYHDLGNLNFSFITKDDGDSFHNFKKFTEPVIQALHQLGVEAELSGRNDIVAGGRKISGNAQFSTKGRIFSHGTLMFDSAIDHVVSALKVKKDKIESKGIKSIRSRVANISEFLDDKMTTEEFRSHLLRHIFNTNDIQNVPEYKLTEKDWEVIHQISKERYQNWDWNYGRSPKFNLNHSKRYPIGSIDLRLEVKKGKIEDCKIFGDFFGVGDVSEIENLLVGKQYERSAIADVLEGVNLKHYFGNITKEDFLDLIY; via the coding sequence ATGTTATTTATCGACAATCAAAATATCAATGATCCGCGGATCAACCTTGCTATCGAGGAGTACTGTGTAAAACATTTAGATCCTGAACAGCCGTATTTGCTCTTTTATGTGAATCAGCCGTCTATTATCATTGGCAAAAACCAAAATACAATAGAAGAAATCAATACAAAATATGTAGAAGAAAACGGGATTATCGTCGTCCGCCGTTTATCAGGCGGAGGCGCTGTGTATCATGACCTCGGGAATTTGAACTTCAGCTTTATTACAAAGGACGACGGAGACAGCTTTCATAACTTCAAAAAGTTCACTGAGCCGGTGATTCAGGCGTTACATCAGCTCGGGGTTGAAGCGGAATTGAGCGGCCGGAACGACATTGTAGCGGGTGGCCGGAAAATATCCGGAAACGCCCAGTTTTCGACTAAAGGACGCATTTTCAGCCATGGCACCCTCATGTTTGATTCTGCCATTGATCATGTTGTGTCAGCATTAAAGGTGAAAAAGGATAAAATTGAATCAAAAGGCATCAAATCAATCAGAAGCCGCGTGGCAAACATCAGTGAGTTTCTTGATGATAAAATGACCACGGAGGAATTCCGCAGCCATTTGCTTCGGCATATTTTCAACACAAATGACATTCAAAACGTGCCGGAGTATAAGCTGACAGAAAAAGATTGGGAGGTTATTCATCAAATTTCGAAAGAGCGCTATCAGAATTGGGATTGGAACTACGGCCGCTCACCGAAATTTAACCTTAATCATTCAAAACGTTATCCGATCGGGTCAATTGATTTACGCTTGGAAGTCAAGAAAGGCAAAATTGAGGACTGCAAAATCTTCGGAGATTTCTTCGGTGTCGGTGATGTATCTGAAATTGAGAACCTGCTGGTCGGAAAACAATATGAACGCAGCGCCATTGCTGATGTGCTGGAAGGTGTGAATCTCAAGCATTACTTTGGGAACATTACGAAAGAGGATTTCCTTGATCTGATTTATTAA
- a CDS encoding SDR family oxidoreductase produces the protein MKVLLIGANGQIGQRLVSLFQDNPSHSVRAMVRKEEQKASLEAAGAEAVLANLEGSPDEIAAAAKGCDAIIFTAGSGGSTGYDKTLLVDLDGAAKAIEAADIAGIKRFIMVSTLQAHNRENWNESLKPYYVAKHYADKILESSGLTYTIIRPAGLRNEPGMGSVSAAADLERGFISRDDVAKTVIASLDETNTENRAFDLTEGDTPIAEALKKL, from the coding sequence ATGAAAGTGTTGTTAATCGGAGCGAACGGACAAATCGGACAAAGACTCGTTTCCCTATTCCAAGATAACCCTAGCCATTCCGTCAGAGCGATGGTCAGAAAAGAAGAACAGAAAGCGTCTCTCGAAGCTGCCGGTGCAGAAGCTGTGCTTGCGAATCTGGAAGGCAGCCCGGATGAAATCGCCGCCGCGGCAAAAGGCTGCGACGCGATCATTTTCACAGCGGGTTCCGGCGGCAGCACTGGCTATGATAAAACGCTGCTGGTTGATCTGGACGGAGCGGCAAAAGCCATTGAAGCTGCGGATATCGCGGGCATCAAACGGTTCATTATGGTCAGCACCCTGCAAGCCCACAACCGTGAAAACTGGAATGAATCACTTAAACCTTATTATGTGGCCAAGCATTACGCTGATAAAATTCTCGAATCCAGCGGTTTAACCTATACAATTATCCGTCCGGCAGGCCTTCGCAATGAGCCTGGAATGGGAAGTGTTTCAGCAGCCGCTGATCTGGAACGGGGATTCATTTCCCGTGATGACGTGGCGAAAACGGTCATTGCTTCTTTAGATGAAACCAATACGGAAAATCGGGCTTTTGATCTGACAGAAGGAGATACACCGATTGCCGAAGCATTAAAGAAGCTATAA
- the lcfB gene encoding long-chain-fatty-acid--CoA ligase LcfB yields MNLVSKLEETASEKPDSIACRFKDHMMTYQELNERIQRFADGLQEAGMEKGDHLALLLGNSPDFIIAFFGALKAGVVAVPINPMYTPTEIGYMLTNGDVKAIVGVDQLLPLYESMHESLPKVELVILCKTGDAEPEASDPEVRMKMTTFAKIARPTSAAKQSPKLVPDDNAVILYTSGTTGKPKGAMLTHQNLYSNANDVAGYLGMDEKDNVVCALPMFHVFCLTVCMNAPLMSGATVLIEPQFSPASVFKLVKQQQATIFAGVPTMYNYLFQHENSKKDDFSSVRLCISGGAAMPVALLTAFEEKFGVTILEGYGLSEASPVTCFNPFDRGRKPGSIGTSILHVENKIVDPLGRELPDHQVGELIVKGPNVMKGYYKMPMETKHALKDGWLYTGDLARRDEDGYFYIVDRKKDMIIVGGYNVYPREVEEVLYRHPDVKEAVIIGVPDAQSGEAVKGYVVPKHSGVTEADIMQHCEKHLAKYKRPAAITFLDDIPKNATGKMLRRALRDILPQ; encoded by the coding sequence ATGAATCTCGTTTCGAAATTGGAAGAGACAGCATCTGAGAAGCCCGACAGCATCGCATGCAGGTTTAAGGATCACATGATGACGTATCAGGAGCTGAATGAAAGAATTCAGCGGTTTGCGGACGGCCTTCAGGAAGCCGGTATGGAGAAAGGGGACCATCTTGCTTTGCTGCTTGGCAATTCGCCGGATTTTATCATCGCATTTTTTGGTGCGTTAAAGGCTGGGGTCGTGGCCGTGCCTATCAATCCGATGTATACGCCGACAGAAATCGGTTATATGCTGACAAATGGCGATGTAAAAGCGATCGTGGGTGTTGATCAGCTTTTGCCGCTTTATGAAAGCATGCATGAATCACTGCCGAAGGTTGAGCTCGTCATTTTATGTAAGACGGGAGATGCCGAGCCCGAAGCTTCAGACCCAGAGGTCAGAATGAAAATGACAACGTTTGCAAAAATAGCGCGCCCGACATCTGCCGCTAAACAAAGCCCAAAGCTTGTTCCTGATGATAACGCGGTTATTTTATATACGTCAGGAACGACCGGAAAACCGAAAGGCGCGATGCTGACCCATCAAAATCTGTACAGCAATGCCAACGATGTCGCCGGCTATTTGGGAATGGATGAGAAGGACAATGTCGTCTGCGCTCTTCCTATGTTTCACGTGTTTTGTTTAACGGTCTGCATGAATGCTCCGCTGATGAGCGGCGCAACTGTCTTAATTGAACCTCAATTCAGTCCGGCATCTGTTTTTAAGCTCGTTAAGCAGCAGCAGGCGACCATTTTTGCAGGTGTTCCTACGATGTATAATTACTTGTTTCAGCATGAGAACAGCAAGAAAGATGATTTTTCTTCCGTCCGGCTGTGCATTTCGGGAGGCGCAGCCATGCCAGTCGCGCTGCTGACGGCGTTTGAAGAAAAATTCGGCGTTACCATTTTGGAAGGCTACGGGCTCTCGGAAGCCTCACCTGTTACATGCTTTAACCCGTTTGACAGAGGCAGAAAACCGGGCTCCATCGGGACAAGTATTTTACATGTCGAAAACAAGATCGTAGATCCCCTCGGACGCGAGCTGCCCGATCATCAGGTCGGCGAATTGATCGTAAAAGGCCCCAATGTGATGAAGGGCTATTATAAAATGCCGATGGAAACAAAGCATGCGTTAAAAGACGGGTGGCTTTATACGGGGGACTTAGCGAGACGGGATGAGGACGGCTATTTTTACATTGTTGACCGTAAAAAAGACATGATCATTGTAGGAGGATACAACGTGTATCCTCGTGAGGTGGAGGAAGTGCTGTACCGCCACCCGGATGTCAAGGAGGCGGTTATCATCGGCGTGCCGGACGCCCAAAGCGGGGAAGCGGTAAAAGGGTATGTTGTACCGAAACACTCTGGCGTAACAGAAGCAGACATCATGCAGCACTGTGAAAAACATCTGGCAAAATACAAACGGCCTGCCGCCATAACGTTTCTTGACGACATTCCGAAAAACGCGACGGGGAAAATGCTCAGGCGGGCGCTGAGAGATATTTTGCCTCAATAA
- a CDS encoding M48 family metallopeptidase, which translates to MRKWIAAAGLAYVLYGLFFYWYFFLSGDSAVPEAVKGTQADPASFMKPSELAVAEQYSNVKNFLFFIGIPLDWFLFFVLLVSGVSKKIKKWMEAAVPFRFLQIIGFVFVLSLITTLVTLPLDWIGYQVSLDYNISTQTAASWAKDQVIDFWISFPIFTLCVVVFYWLIKRHEKKWWLYAWLLTVPFSLFLFFIQPVIIDPLYNDFYPLKNKELESKILELAEEAEIPADHVYEVNMSEKTNALNAYVTGIGANKRIVLWDTTLNKLDDSEILFIMGHEMGHYVMKHVYIGLAGYLLVSLAGFYVIDKLYKRTVRFTRSMFHLEGRHDLAALPLLLLLVSVLSFAVTPFSHAVSRYQENQADQYGIELTENREAAVKTFQDLAVTGLSQVDPPVLVKIFRGSHPSIMERIQHAEKEENKPEQDYDK; encoded by the coding sequence ATGCGCAAGTGGATTGCGGCGGCAGGGCTTGCTTACGTGCTGTACGGGCTGTTTTTTTATTGGTATTTTTTTCTGTCCGGTGATTCCGCAGTACCGGAGGCTGTGAAAGGGACGCAGGCTGACCCGGCTTCTTTTATGAAGCCGTCTGAATTGGCAGTGGCGGAGCAGTATTCAAATGTAAAGAATTTTTTATTTTTTATCGGGATTCCTCTTGATTGGTTTCTGTTCTTTGTATTGCTGGTCAGCGGCGTTTCAAAGAAAATAAAGAAATGGATGGAAGCGGCCGTGCCTTTTCGGTTTTTGCAGATCATTGGTTTTGTGTTTGTGCTTTCGCTGATCACAACGTTGGTGACGCTGCCTTTAGATTGGATAGGCTATCAAGTATCGCTTGATTACAACATTTCCACACAGACAGCGGCCAGCTGGGCTAAGGATCAGGTTATAGACTTTTGGATCAGCTTTCCGATCTTTACGCTTTGCGTTGTTGTGTTTTATTGGCTGATCAAACGGCATGAAAAAAAATGGTGGTTATACGCTTGGCTGTTAACAGTGCCGTTTTCGCTGTTTCTGTTTTTTATTCAGCCTGTCATTATCGATCCTTTATACAATGATTTTTATCCGCTGAAAAACAAAGAGCTTGAAAGCAAGATTTTAGAGCTGGCAGAAGAAGCCGAGATTCCGGCTGATCATGTATATGAAGTGAATATGTCTGAAAAAACAAATGCGCTTAATGCCTATGTCACAGGCATCGGAGCCAACAAACGGATTGTATTGTGGGATACGACGCTGAACAAACTTGACGATTCAGAAATTCTCTTTATTATGGGCCACGAAATGGGCCATTATGTCATGAAGCACGTCTATATCGGATTGGCTGGCTATTTGCTCGTGTCGCTCGCTGGATTTTATGTCATTGATAAGCTTTATAAGCGGACGGTCCGCTTTACCCGCAGTATGTTTCATTTGGAGGGACGGCATGACCTTGCAGCCTTGCCGCTGTTGCTGCTTTTGGTGTCTGTTTTGAGCTTTGCGGTCACGCCTTTTTCTCATGCTGTCTCGCGTTATCAGGAGAATCAGGCTGACCAGTATGGGATCGAGCTGACGGAGAACAGAGAAGCAGCTGTTAAAACGTTTCAGGATTTGGCCGTGACGGGACTGAGCCAGGTTGATCCTCCGGTGCTTGTAAAAATTTTTAGAGGCAGCCACCCTTCGATTATGGAGCGGATTCAACACGCGGAAAAAGAAGAGAATAAACCAGAACAGGATTATGACAAATAA
- the aprE gene encoding subtilisin AprE, translating into MRNKNLWISLLFALTLIFTMAFSNMSAQAAGKSSTEKKYIVGFKQTMSAMSSAKKKDVISEKGGKVQKQFKYVNAAAATLDAKTVKELKQDPSVAYVEEDHIAHEYAQSVPYGISQIKAPALHSQGYTGSNVKVAVIDSGIDSSHPDLNVRGGASFVPSETNPYQDGSSHGTHVAGTIAALNNSIGVLGVAPNASLYAVKVLDSTGSGQYSWIINGIEWAISNNMDVINMSLGGPSGSTALKTVVDKAVSSGIVVAAAAGNEGTSGSSSTVGYPAKYPSTIAVGAVNSSNQRASFSSVGSELDVMAPGVSIQSTLPGGTYGAYNGTSMATPHVAGAAALILSKHPTWTNTQVRNRLESTTTYLGSSFYYGKGLINVQAAAQ; encoded by the coding sequence GTGAGAAACAAAAATTTGTGGATCAGCTTGTTGTTTGCGTTAACGTTAATCTTTACGATGGCGTTCAGCAACATGTCTGCGCAGGCCGCCGGAAAAAGCAGTACAGAAAAGAAGTACATTGTAGGATTTAAACAGACAATGAGTGCCATGAGCTCCGCCAAGAAAAAGGATGTTATTTCTGAGAAAGGCGGAAAAGTTCAAAAGCAGTTTAAGTATGTTAACGCAGCCGCAGCAACATTGGATGCAAAAACAGTAAAAGAACTGAAACAAGATCCGAGCGTTGCATATGTGGAAGAAGATCATATTGCACATGAATATGCGCAATCTGTCCCTTACGGCATTTCTCAAATTAAAGCGCCGGCTCTTCACTCTCAAGGCTACACAGGGTCTAACGTAAAAGTAGCTGTTATCGACAGCGGAATTGACTCTTCTCATCCTGACTTAAACGTGAGAGGCGGAGCAAGCTTCGTACCTTCTGAAACAAACCCATACCAAGACGGCAGTTCTCACGGCACGCATGTAGCCGGTACGATTGCCGCTCTTAATAACTCCATCGGTGTTCTGGGCGTAGCGCCGAACGCATCGTTATATGCAGTAAAAGTTCTTGATTCAACAGGAAGCGGCCAATACAGCTGGATAATTAACGGCATTGAGTGGGCCATTTCCAACAATATGGACGTGATCAACATGAGTCTTGGCGGACCTTCTGGTTCTACAGCGCTGAAAACAGTAGTTGATAAAGCCGTTTCCAGCGGTATTGTCGTTGCTGCTGCAGCCGGAAACGAAGGCACGTCCGGAAGCTCAAGCACGGTCGGCTATCCTGCGAAATATCCTTCTACCATCGCGGTAGGTGCGGTAAACAGCAGCAACCAAAGAGCTTCATTCTCAAGCGTAGGTTCTGAGCTTGATGTGATGGCTCCTGGCGTATCTATCCAAAGCACACTTCCTGGAGGCACTTACGGCGCTTACAACGGAACGTCAATGGCGACTCCTCACGTTGCCGGAGCAGCCGCTTTAATTCTTTCTAAGCACCCGACTTGGACAAACACACAAGTCCGTAATCGTTTAGAGAGCACTACAACATACCTTGGAAGCTCTTTCTATTATGGAAAAGGGTTAATCAATGTACAAGCAGCTGCACAATAA
- a CDS encoding GNAT family N-acetyltransferase — MNIRQAKTSDAAAITPLFNQYREFYKQASDLKGAEAFLKARLENHESIILIAEENGEFIGFTQLYPTFSSVSMKRIYILNDLFVAPHARTKGAGGQLLSAAKDYAAENGASRLSLQTEHHNLTARSLYEQNGYEEDTAFVHYRLNVPAK, encoded by the coding sequence ATGAACATTCGCCAAGCAAAGACATCAGATGCAGCAGCCATCACGCCGTTATTTAACCAGTATCGGGAATTTTATAAGCAGGCGTCCGATCTGAAAGGGGCAGAGGCTTTTTTGAAAGCGCGTCTGGAAAATCACGAGTCTATTATTTTGATAGCTGAAGAAAATGGAGAATTCATAGGTTTTACCCAGCTCTATCCAACGTTTTCTTCTGTGTCAATGAAAAGAATCTACATATTAAATGACTTATTCGTCGCTCCTCATGCGCGAACAAAGGGAGCTGGCGGGCAGCTGCTGTCTGCCGCAAAGGATTATGCTGCGGAAAACGGGGCAAGTCGTTTATCGCTTCAGACTGAACACCACAACCTGACGGCAAGAAGCTTATATGAGCAAAACGGCTATGAAGAGGATACTGCATTTGTCCATTATCGTCTCAATGTGCCGGCGAAGTGA